The nucleotide window ATAGGTATATTATTACAAATTAACGTTTGAAATTCAGTAAATAATCAAGAATTCATGGGAGGGGAAGACATATGACACATATTGATAAAGCTAAAGAACTGTTTGAACAAAAGTATCATTGTTCACAAGCTGTACTTGCTGCTTTTGCAGAAGAATTAGGATTGACTGAAAAACAAGCACTCAAATTAGGTGGTTGTTTTGGAGGTGGAATGTGTAAAGGCGAAGTGTGTGGTGCTTGTACAGGTGCATTAATGGCATTAGGATTGAAACATGGTCAATGTGAAATTGAAGATTTAGATAGCAGATTAAAAACTAATGATGTTACAGTAAAGTTTCTAGAATTATTTCGTGAGGAAAATGGTTCATATATATGTAAAGAATTATTGGGATGTGACTTAGCAACTCCAGAGGGTAAAGAATACGCTAAAGAACATAATTTGTTTACTGATTTTTGCCCGCACATGGTAGTTTCTGCTGTGAAAATAGCAGAACAACTTTTGGAGGAATAAAACTATTTATGATACATGAGATGGCACATATTACTGGTGATGTAATTAAAGGAAATTTATGCAGAATAATACCTGATGGATTAAGTGCTAAATAGGTATATTATTATAAATCAACGTTTAAGATCTAGTAGATAAATAGGAATTTGTAAAGGAGAAAATAGTATGAGAAAAACAATTTTATTTGTAATTTTGCAACAATATGCAGATTGGGAAGCAGCATATATCACATCCGCAATA belongs to Clostridium bornimense and includes:
- a CDS encoding C-GCAxxG-C-C family protein, with product MTHIDKAKELFEQKYHCSQAVLAAFAEELGLTEKQALKLGGCFGGGMCKGEVCGACTGALMALGLKHGQCEIEDLDSRLKTNDVTVKFLELFREENGSYICKELLGCDLATPEGKEYAKEHNLFTDFCPHMVVSAVKIAEQLLEE